The stretch of DNA GGCATCCGACTACCAGCCGGAATTGCGACGACCGCCGCCGCCGCCGAAACCACCACCGCCGCCGCCTTCGCGACGCGGACGCGCTTCGTTGACTCGCAGGCTTCGTCCGCCCATGTCGGTGCCGTCAAGGGCCGAGATGGCCGCGGTGGCGCCGTCATCGTCCATCTCGACGAAGCCGAAGCCTCGCGGACGGCCGGTTTCACGGTCGCTGACGAGGCTGACGCTCTCGACGGAACCGTGGGTTCCGAATAGCTCTCGGATCTCTTGGTCGGTTGCACTGTAGGGCAGATTGCCCACGTAGATTTTCTTCATTTTCTTCTAGCTCTCAATCCTTGCAATGAGTGCGCTCGGGCAAATGCTGATCGGCGCACAGTTACTGAAACTGGTTCCTCACGTTCGGAACCCTCGACGGGAGCCTCACCTAATGGGAGTTTGGGAAAAGCGACTGTTTCTGAAAAGACTCGGGTTTCTCAGGGTTAGCGCGCCCCGAACGGGGCACCCTGCTCTCGTGCAATAAGAGCATAGGGCAAAACGGACGTTTTGTCCAGGAAACGCTTGAGGCGCAGCTACTTGCGCCGGTTCGCGGGGAGGATCCGCTTGCGCAATCGGAAGGCTGCCGGCGTGACTTCGATGAGCTCGTCTTCGGCGATGAACTCGATCGCCTGCTCGAGGCTCAGGGGCTTGGGCGGCACCAACCGGATGAGCTCATCCGCCGCGGCCGCGCGCATGTTGGTGAGTTTCTTCTCCTTGGTGATGTTCACGTCCAGGTCGCCGGAACGCGAGTGCTCGCCGACGATCATCCCTTCATAGACGTCATCGCCAGGAGAAACGAAGAAGACGCCTCGCGGCTGCAGGTGTTCAACGGCGAAACCGGTCACTCGCCCGGTTCGATCGGCCACCAGCGCGCCGGTCATCCTCTGGGGAATGTCACCTTCCCACGGACCGAACCGGTCGAACAGATGATTCATGATTCCGGTTCCCCGAGTATCGGTCAGAAAGTCGGTTCGAAAACCGATCAGACCGCGGGTCGGCACTTCGAACTCGATCCGCACCCGCCCGCTGCCATGATTCACCATGCTCATCATGCGCCCGCGGCGTGTGCCGAGTCTCTGTGTGACGACCCCGACGAAATCCTCCGGGCAATCCACGATCAACTTTTCGATGGGCTCCTGAAGCCGGCCGTTTTCACTCCGCGTCAGCACCTCGGGTCGCCCAACCGAGAACTCGTAGCCCTCCCGGCGCATCATCTCAATGAGAATAGCGAGCTGCAGCTCTCCACGACCAGCGACCACGAAGCCTCGCGCTTCCGCCGCCTCCTCGACGCGAATCGAGACGTTGGTCCACGTCTCCCTGACCAGCCGTTCCTTGAGCTTGCTCGAAGTCACGTACTTACCCTCACGACCGGCGATCGGCGAGTCGCTGACCGAAAACACCATCGCCAGCGTCGGCTCGTCGATGCTGATGGCCGGCAGCGGCCGCGGATCTTCGAGATCGGTGAGGGTCTCGCCGATGGCCACCTCCTCGAAGCCCGCGACGGCTACGATGTCTCCCGGAGCGGCCCGTTCGATCTCCACCCGAGCAAGGCCGTCGTAGCCGTAGAGACGCCCGACTTTGGCCGCCTCGACTTCGCCGTCGTGGCGACACCGTCCGATCAGTTGGCTCTTGGCGATCTCCCCCTGGAACATGCGTCCGATGGCCAACCTGCCGACGTAATCGTCGTAATCGAGCGTGGTCACCAGCAGCTGTAAAGGATGCCCCGGCTCGAACACCGGTGCGGGCACGGTCCGCAGGATCTCCTCGAACAATGGCTGGAGAGTCTGATCCTCTCCATTCGCCTCGGTTCGGCAGATGCCGTCGCGAGCATTCGAGTAGAGGACCGGAAAGTCGAGCTGCTCTTCGCTGGCATCGAGATCGATGAAGAGATCGTAGACCTCGTCCAGGACTTCCTTGATCCGAGCATCGGGCCGGTCGATTTTGTTGATAACCACGATCGGGGCGAGCTCGGCCTCGAGCGCCTTGCGCAGCACGAACCGAGTTTGAGGCAGTGGCCCCTCACTGGCATCGACCAGGAGCAGGACGCCGTCCACGAGCTTGAGAGTGCGCTCGACCTCCCCTCCGAAATCCGCGTGACCGGGTGTGTCAACGATGTTGATCTTGGTCTCGCCGTAGAGGATGGCCGTGTTCTTGGCCATGATCGTGATGCCCTTCTCGCGCTCGAGATCAATCGAGTCCATGACGCGAACGCCCACGTCTTGGTTCTCGCGGAAGGTTCCGCTCTGCCAGAGCATGGCGTCGACCAGGGTCGTCTTGCCGTGATCCACATGAGCGATGATGGCCAGATTGCGCAGATCGGGACGGACTTGGGATGCAAGGGAAGACATGGGGGCTCCGGGTTGAAGTCGGGAGGGGACACAAAGGAATCGTGTCCCCGATGGGACGGCGCAGAGTAG from bacterium encodes:
- the typA gene encoding translational GTPase TypA, translating into MSSLASQVRPDLRNLAIIAHVDHGKTTLVDAMLWQSGTFRENQDVGVRVMDSIDLEREKGITIMAKNTAILYGETKINIVDTPGHADFGGEVERTLKLVDGVLLLVDASEGPLPQTRFVLRKALEAELAPIVVINKIDRPDARIKEVLDEVYDLFIDLDASEEQLDFPVLYSNARDGICRTEANGEDQTLQPLFEEILRTVPAPVFEPGHPLQLLVTTLDYDDYVGRLAIGRMFQGEIAKSQLIGRCRHDGEVEAAKVGRLYGYDGLARVEIERAAPGDIVAVAGFEEVAIGETLTDLEDPRPLPAISIDEPTLAMVFSVSDSPIAGREGKYVTSSKLKERLVRETWTNVSIRVEEAAEARGFVVAGRGELQLAILIEMMRREGYEFSVGRPEVLTRSENGRLQEPIEKLIVDCPEDFVGVVTQRLGTRRGRMMSMVNHGSGRVRIEFEVPTRGLIGFRTDFLTDTRGTGIMNHLFDRFGPWEGDIPQRMTGALVADRTGRVTGFAVEHLQPRGVFFVSPGDDVYEGMIVGEHSRSGDLDVNITKEKKLTNMRAAAADELIRLVPPKPLSLEQAIEFIAEDELIEVTPAAFRLRKRILPANRRK
- a CDS encoding RNA-binding protein, which produces MKKIYVGNLPYSATDQEIRELFGTHGSVESVSLVSDRETGRPRGFGFVEMDDDGATAAISALDGTDMGGRSLRVNEARPRREGGGGGGFGGGGGRRNSGW